In Streptantibioticus cattleyicolor NRRL 8057 = DSM 46488, a genomic segment contains:
- a CDS encoding transposase has translation MRSFDLAAGARVVLNGVEWTVTGIEPQFGRLTLACEEGRTEVRSFAWLVNHRDARPGRPAPAPAAGVQPAGPADLTEDQLRRARLRAEHVREAVTGFREGTAALARPGEPRPAYDPATTTLTERRRAKVAELKALPAGEAAMLGLAGLGLRTLQGLSTVAPQDLLAACADGRWTRRRGPRRSITPEIREAVFAVHKECQGRSRISMSAKHRLLHQYVAERFPDFPIEKVPGWDTLAAVWREWFGPQGGRQRYLRSAAAAEEAGVRGRVVVHRPGQVLALDSTPLPVKLRESVFGEPVSATLTLGLDLFTHSAPAFRLTPQADQSVDVAMLLRDVMLPLPMRLGWGEEMAWPYPGVPAEIVAEFAGHEVAALPFFTPETVTTDHGGPYKSHELVASERELGCNVLPARALRPTDKFAVERAFSAFKTLLFEHLLGFTGTDVADRGNDPEADAVLTFSQMEHLIATWIVQVWQVRELGEYSPAWGPGERHSPNSLFAAAMQQGGFSLRIPEPELYYRLLRRHHVKIHPRRGVKILGLWYHAPVLDEPRYLLPSQRGGRHAGKWAVSSDRRDRRTVFFQDPDDHQVWHTLRWNGLPPEGEVPAFSDKTAADLLAEVRRAGLAPRSDAELLPVLLKLLGSVTPVAAWPSQAGKKDRAARSREHARAQAAAADRPQPDAVPAPAAMPQPWERHAHTVRAAVDADRRRRRESAEPAALTAPPLLEESLRGNLFLLPAHAPVGQADDEPLENT, from the coding sequence ATGCGGTCGTTCGACCTGGCGGCGGGCGCGCGGGTGGTGCTGAACGGCGTCGAGTGGACGGTCACCGGGATCGAGCCGCAGTTCGGGCGGCTGACGCTGGCCTGCGAGGAGGGCCGGACGGAGGTCCGCTCGTTCGCCTGGCTGGTCAACCATCGCGATGCCCGGCCGGGACGGCCCGCGCCCGCACCGGCCGCGGGCGTCCAGCCCGCGGGCCCGGCGGATCTGACGGAGGACCAGCTGCGGCGGGCCCGGCTGCGGGCCGAGCACGTCCGGGAGGCGGTGACCGGGTTCCGAGAGGGGACCGCGGCCTTGGCCCGGCCCGGCGAGCCGCGGCCCGCCTACGATCCCGCAACGACGACGCTGACCGAGCGACGGCGGGCGAAGGTCGCCGAGTTGAAGGCCCTGCCCGCCGGCGAGGCGGCGATGCTGGGACTTGCCGGGCTGGGACTACGCACGCTCCAGGGACTGTCCACGGTCGCGCCGCAGGACCTGCTGGCGGCCTGCGCGGACGGCCGGTGGACCCGGCGGCGCGGTCCGCGCCGCAGCATCACCCCGGAGATCCGCGAGGCGGTCTTCGCAGTCCACAAGGAGTGCCAGGGCCGTTCGCGGATCAGCATGAGCGCGAAGCACCGTCTGCTGCACCAGTACGTCGCGGAGCGGTTTCCCGACTTCCCGATCGAAAAGGTCCCCGGCTGGGACACGCTGGCCGCGGTCTGGCGGGAGTGGTTCGGGCCGCAGGGCGGCCGGCAGCGTTACCTGCGGTCGGCCGCGGCGGCCGAGGAGGCGGGCGTCCGGGGCAGGGTGGTGGTCCACCGGCCGGGTCAGGTTCTGGCGCTGGACTCCACTCCGCTGCCGGTCAAGCTGCGCGAGTCGGTGTTCGGGGAGCCGGTGAGCGCGACGCTGACGCTCGGCCTGGACCTGTTCACACACTCGGCCCCCGCGTTCCGGCTCACCCCGCAGGCGGATCAGTCGGTCGACGTCGCCATGCTCCTGCGGGACGTGATGCTGCCGCTGCCGATGCGCCTGGGCTGGGGCGAGGAGATGGCCTGGCCCTATCCCGGCGTCCCCGCCGAGATCGTGGCCGAGTTCGCCGGTCACGAGGTCGCCGCCCTGCCGTTCTTCACCCCCGAGACGGTCACCACCGACCACGGAGGCCCCTACAAGAGCCACGAACTGGTGGCATCTGAGCGCGAGTTGGGCTGCAACGTTCTGCCCGCCCGGGCTCTGCGTCCGACCGACAAGTTCGCCGTCGAGCGCGCGTTCTCCGCATTCAAGACGCTGCTGTTCGAGCACCTTCTCGGGTTCACCGGAACGGACGTCGCGGACCGCGGAAACGACCCGGAGGCGGACGCGGTGCTGACGTTCTCCCAGATGGAACACCTGATCGCCACCTGGATCGTCCAGGTCTGGCAGGTCAGGGAGTTGGGCGAGTACTCCCCGGCCTGGGGGCCGGGCGAGCGGCACAGCCCGAACTCGCTGTTCGCCGCGGCGATGCAGCAGGGTGGTTTCTCGTTGCGGATCCCCGAGCCGGAGCTCTACTACCGGCTGCTTCGCCGGCACCACGTCAAGATCCACCCGCGTCGCGGGGTGAAGATCCTTGGCCTTTGGTATCACGCTCCGGTTCTCGACGAGCCGCGCTATCTGCTGCCGTCGCAGCGCGGCGGCCGGCACGCGGGCAAGTGGGCCGTCTCCAGCGACCGGCGCGACCGACGCACCGTGTTCTTCCAGGACCCCGACGATCACCAGGTCTGGCACACGCTGCGGTGGAATGGGCTGCCGCCCGAGGGCGAGGTCCCGGCGTTCTCGGACAAGACTGCGGCTGACCTGCTCGCGGAGGTCCGGCGGGCCGGGCTGGCCCCGCGCTCGGACGCCGAGCTGCTGCCGGTCCTGCTGAAGCTGCTGGGCTCGGTCACCCCGGTCGCGGCCTGGCCGAGCCAGGCCGGGAAGAAGGACCGGGCCGCCCGCTCGCGCGAGCATGCGCGGGCCCAGGCGGCGGCCGCAGACCGGCCGCAGCCTGATGCCGTCCCGGCGCCTGCGGCGATGCCGCAGCCGTGGGAGCGGCACGCTCACACCGTCCGTGCGGCGGTCGACGCCGACCGCCGCCGGCGGCGAGAGAGCGCGGAGCCTGCCGCGCTGACGGCTCCGCCGCTGCTGGAGGAGTCCTTGCGCGGCAACCTATTCCTCCTTCCCGCCCATGCCCCGGTCGGCCAGGCCGACGACGAACCCCTGGAGAACACGTGA
- a CDS encoding TnsA-like heteromeric transposase endonuclease subunit translates to MDDLLVAYAGDAAERDRLRLADGWLRRWVGTWLVGGTEISWPLGNMASAPVSASRPVRKFTWRSRQGHRPGLQFMVSTGRHHGFESLEEQRLLLALDFVGVLEVLPQPFELDFEHQGGRSRHVPDFLAVMPDGRIWLFDVRPERLIKPEDRLKFAAAREAAAACGWGYSVVAGWREHVLTGLDHLSSQRRPLPDRLGLEGELLASAPMRFGELVAATRLPVVARAHATHLLWHRRLGVDLGRPLGDTSLVWPTRVGGL, encoded by the coding sequence GTGGACGATCTGCTGGTGGCGTACGCAGGTGATGCCGCCGAGCGGGATCGTCTTCGGCTGGCCGATGGCTGGCTGCGTCGCTGGGTCGGTACGTGGCTGGTCGGCGGGACGGAGATCTCGTGGCCGTTGGGGAACATGGCCTCGGCTCCGGTGTCGGCGTCGCGGCCGGTGCGGAAGTTCACGTGGCGCTCTCGCCAGGGACACCGGCCGGGCCTGCAGTTCATGGTCTCCACGGGGCGACACCACGGCTTCGAGTCGCTGGAGGAACAGCGCCTGCTGCTCGCGCTGGACTTCGTCGGCGTCCTGGAGGTCCTGCCCCAGCCGTTCGAGCTGGACTTCGAACACCAGGGAGGACGGTCGCGCCATGTTCCGGACTTCCTGGCGGTGATGCCGGACGGGAGGATCTGGCTCTTCGACGTCCGCCCGGAGCGGCTGATCAAGCCGGAGGACCGGCTGAAGTTCGCCGCGGCCCGGGAGGCAGCGGCGGCCTGCGGCTGGGGCTATTCGGTGGTGGCCGGCTGGCGGGAGCACGTGCTGACCGGCCTGGACCATCTGTCGTCGCAGCGTCGTCCGTTGCCGGACCGGCTCGGTCTGGAGGGAGAGTTGCTGGCATCGGCGCCGATGCGGTTCGGTGAGCTGGTGGCGGCGACCAGGCTGCCGGTTGTCGCCCGCGCGCACGCGACGCATCTGCTCTGGCACCGGCGCCTGGGTGTCGATCTGGGCCGGCCGCTCGGCGACACTTCGCTGGTCTGGCCCACTCGCGTCGGCGGCCTGTGA
- a CDS encoding SPDY domain-containing protein translates to MNASATLLPVVVHPAVEDRHWLSADHSAGPVLDLLDALGWAIVDTPEANVHATSPDGRVYVGWLPEDTAAWKRGVVWQVRVQPTEGDPWVQEFGLLTPSEAVAGFIAALVAHR, encoded by the coding sequence GTGAACGCCTCCGCCACCCTCTTGCCCGTCGTCGTCCACCCGGCCGTGGAAGACCGTCACTGGCTCTCCGCCGACCACAGCGCGGGCCCGGTGCTCGACCTCCTCGACGCCCTCGGTTGGGCGATCGTCGACACCCCGGAGGCCAACGTCCACGCTACGAGCCCGGACGGTCGCGTCTACGTCGGCTGGCTCCCCGAGGACACCGCCGCCTGGAAGCGCGGCGTCGTCTGGCAGGTCCGGGTCCAGCCCACCGAAGGCGACCCGTGGGTTCAGGAGTTCGGCCTCCTCACTCCTTCCGAGGCCGTTGCCGGATTCATCGCCGCCCTCGTCGCCCACCGCTAA
- a CDS encoding MarR family transcriptional regulator — protein MADDQQLWGYQEVAAHLGISVPAARSRRSRGSLPAPDDTTVPDRPRWRPATFQSWKPVGRGFRSDLHSIPAHGIKPSS, from the coding sequence ATGGCCGACGACCAGCAGCTCTGGGGGTATCAGGAGGTTGCCGCCCACCTGGGCATCAGCGTCCCCGCCGCCCGCAGCCGAAGGAGCCGGGGCAGCCTGCCCGCGCCCGACGACACCACCGTGCCGGACCGGCCCCGTTGGAGGCCAGCCACGTTCCAGAGTTGGAAACCGGTCGGCCGAGGATTCCGCAGCGACTTGCACAGCATCCCCGCGCACGGGATCAAGCCGTCCAGCTGA
- a CDS encoding relaxase/mobilization nuclease domain-containing protein, with product MVPKIRRGSRTHGLLVYLYGPGKRDEHIDAHLVGSWDGFAPDPGRDTSPDPDPKATLARLAAALDLRVKQAGAKAPAEHVWHCSVRTDPGDRILTDAEWNTVARRLVHAVNLAPEGDPDGCRWVAVRHADDHIHIVATMVRGDLRRPRMNYDFKKAQAECRRIEPEMGLRRLKPGDGTGAKTPTSAERFKAERTGRPEPSRETLRDAVRQAVAGAADENEFFARLREAGLRVQTVALPSGDLRGYKVALPGDRNAAGEPIWFSGSTLAPDLSLPKIRRRLADGKSDEEPLTADGGSRTDWSRPARARRTATGVAERAAAALDGDGDEAVAQLPAVGELLDAIAQTSPAATRAELGAAARAFERATRSHVRAERADTRAVRAAARGIVQAGSALGRGEDGGTTAMLVSTLVLVALAAARWHSARGHAQQAHASRQAAEHLRAAYRQAAATPMQALRDQGRALPEAERRTHEATIRDALPEAGLRADNASMKTDALTATLAQAEKAGHDPKSLLQQAIDLRELDTAEDVNDVLVWRLRRLAQLPAHPGEAPRRPQAGTSQPKTSTNRSSNRTAPTAAAPPTATNPRNRTPRR from the coding sequence ATGGTGCCCAAGATCCGACGCGGTTCACGGACCCACGGCCTCCTCGTCTACCTGTACGGCCCCGGCAAACGCGACGAACACATCGACGCCCACCTCGTCGGGAGCTGGGACGGCTTCGCCCCCGACCCCGGACGCGACACCAGCCCCGACCCCGACCCCAAGGCCACCCTCGCCCGCCTCGCCGCCGCTTTGGACCTGCGGGTCAAGCAGGCCGGCGCCAAGGCACCGGCCGAGCACGTCTGGCACTGTTCGGTCCGCACCGACCCCGGTGACCGGATTCTGACCGACGCCGAGTGGAACACTGTTGCCCGCCGCCTGGTCCACGCCGTCAACCTCGCCCCCGAAGGCGACCCGGACGGCTGCCGCTGGGTCGCCGTCCGACACGCCGACGACCACATCCACATCGTGGCCACCATGGTCCGCGGTGACCTTCGCCGCCCCCGGATGAACTACGACTTCAAGAAGGCCCAGGCCGAGTGCCGGCGGATCGAGCCGGAGATGGGGCTCCGCAGGCTCAAGCCCGGCGACGGTACAGGGGCGAAGACACCCACCAGCGCCGAGCGATTCAAGGCCGAGCGCACCGGCCGCCCAGAGCCCTCCCGGGAAACCCTCCGCGACGCGGTCCGCCAGGCCGTTGCCGGGGCCGCCGACGAGAACGAGTTCTTCGCGCGCCTGCGCGAGGCGGGGCTGCGCGTCCAGACCGTAGCCCTGCCCTCCGGGGACCTGCGAGGCTACAAGGTCGCTCTGCCCGGAGACCGCAACGCCGCAGGCGAACCCATCTGGTTCTCGGGCTCGACCCTCGCTCCAGACCTCTCCCTCCCGAAGATCCGTCGCCGACTGGCCGACGGAAAGAGCGACGAAGAACCGCTGACTGCCGACGGCGGCAGCCGAACCGACTGGTCACGGCCCGCCCGAGCACGGCGCACCGCCACCGGCGTGGCCGAGCGCGCCGCTGCCGCGCTGGACGGGGACGGTGACGAGGCCGTCGCCCAGCTCCCGGCGGTCGGCGAACTCCTGGACGCGATCGCCCAGACCTCCCCGGCTGCGACTCGCGCCGAGCTGGGCGCCGCCGCCCGTGCCTTCGAGCGAGCCACCCGCAGCCACGTCCGGGCAGAACGCGCCGATACCCGCGCGGTGCGCGCGGCGGCCCGGGGCATCGTCCAGGCCGGCAGCGCTCTCGGCCGGGGGGAAGACGGCGGCACCACCGCCATGCTCGTCTCCACCCTGGTCCTGGTCGCCCTGGCCGCCGCCCGCTGGCACTCCGCCCGCGGCCATGCCCAGCAGGCCCATGCCTCCCGACAGGCCGCCGAGCATCTTCGAGCCGCCTACCGTCAGGCCGCCGCCACACCGATGCAGGCACTGCGCGACCAAGGCCGTGCCCTGCCCGAAGCCGAACGCCGAACTCACGAGGCCACCATCCGTGACGCCCTGCCCGAAGCTGGCCTACGAGCAGACAACGCGTCAATGAAGACCGATGCCCTCACCGCCACCCTCGCCCAGGCCGAGAAAGCAGGCCACGACCCCAAGTCCCTCCTGCAGCAAGCCATCGACTTGCGCGAACTCGACACCGCCGAGGACGTGAACGACGTCCTGGTCTGGCGGCTACGCCGTCTCGCCCAGCTCCCCGCTCACCCCGGCGAAGCACCCCGCCGCCCGCAGGCCGGCACCAGCCAGCCCAAGACCTCGACCAACCGCAGCAGCAACCGGACGGCACCCACGGCCGCAGCCCCGCCCACCGCCACCAACCCGCGCAACCGCACACCACGCCGCTGA
- a CDS encoding plasmid mobilization protein, whose product MTANDPAISTAGQQRDPTTAPGGASCRVRRSYGPSYALAPAQEGGGSPAGPRARANGDQPDSRHQGAPVAGGEADRNDHREQPSPSTPAFPDRKPRRRSRNPSERTRKTTTRLSDTEKAEIVAAAAQRGVTVARFLAAAGLAAARGSTALHTNEQLDTAIDELAALRTALARVGNNINQIAYIYNAGGQPRAGELDHALAILTRLLARIDDTADALVKKRL is encoded by the coding sequence GTGACCGCCAACGACCCGGCGATCAGTACGGCCGGACAGCAGCGTGACCCCACGACGGCTCCTGGCGGAGCAAGTTGTCGCGTACGACGGTCCTACGGCCCGTCATACGCACTTGCCCCCGCCCAGGAGGGCGGGGGAAGTCCGGCTGGTCCCCGAGCGAGGGCGAACGGGGACCAGCCGGACTCCCGGCACCAGGGGGCGCCGGTCGCAGGGGGAGAAGCAGACCGCAACGACCACCGCGAGCAGCCGAGCCCGAGCACGCCCGCCTTTCCCGACCGCAAACCGCGCCGCCGCAGCCGCAACCCGAGCGAGCGCACCCGCAAGACGACCACGCGCCTCTCCGACACCGAGAAAGCCGAGATCGTCGCCGCTGCTGCGCAGCGCGGCGTCACCGTCGCCCGCTTCCTCGCCGCCGCCGGCCTCGCCGCCGCTCGCGGTTCCACCGCCTTGCACACCAACGAACAGCTCGACACCGCCATCGACGAGCTGGCCGCCCTGCGCACTGCCCTGGCCCGGGTCGGCAACAACATCAATCAGATCGCCTACATCTACAACGCCGGAGGGCAGCCCCGCGCCGGTGAACTCGATCACGCACTCGCGATCCTGACCCGACTCCTCGCCCGTATCGATGACACGGCCGACGCCCTCGTGAAGAAGCGACTCTGA
- a CDS encoding DUF2637 domain-containing protein encodes MSTASAPKTAHITGWDRAVVIALGGAGCALSYDALQQMAVAIHVRGLLTYLFPLVIDGFIAYGIRALLVLRDAPLRARLYVWALFGTATAASIWANALHAVRLNEEAASTTGLRLGDMVVAVLSTIAPLALAGAVHLYILIARGPAKGSDREDLGQVGHPGQADRPEGITVTRTDRVGQQPQAGQVATGQPVSALTDQPRLSLDKQTTSPRSLTGDSALADSSTPVTGHHKQPQEAADQPGQSDTAPPATDRPAGTEPVTGHPNSHAPVTDRPVTPPPVTDQDTRTTSDRRSDPDTEELLKIARSAVRAEDKLTRKVVAQAIRGQKIPLSSDTLTALMAQLREQHGQPVTTARN; translated from the coding sequence ATGAGTACCGCCAGCGCGCCGAAGACGGCACACATCACCGGCTGGGACCGCGCGGTCGTCATCGCCCTCGGCGGGGCGGGATGCGCGTTGTCGTACGACGCCCTCCAGCAGATGGCCGTCGCCATCCACGTCCGCGGTCTCCTGACCTACCTCTTCCCCCTGGTGATCGACGGGTTCATCGCCTACGGCATACGGGCGCTCCTGGTCCTGCGCGACGCACCCCTGCGCGCCCGGCTCTACGTCTGGGCGCTCTTCGGCACGGCCACCGCCGCCAGCATCTGGGCCAATGCCCTCCACGCGGTGCGGCTCAACGAGGAAGCGGCCTCGACCACCGGACTCCGGCTCGGGGACATGGTGGTCGCGGTGCTGTCCACCATCGCCCCGCTCGCTCTGGCCGGCGCGGTGCACCTCTACATCCTCATCGCCCGGGGCCCGGCCAAGGGCAGTGACCGCGAAGACCTCGGTCAGGTCGGTCACCCCGGCCAGGCTGACCGGCCCGAGGGCATCACGGTCACCCGGACTGACCGGGTCGGTCAGCAGCCGCAGGCGGGTCAAGTCGCCACCGGTCAGCCGGTCAGTGCCCTGACCGACCAGCCGCGATTGTCCCTGGACAAGCAGACCACGAGTCCTCGGTCACTGACCGGGGACAGTGCCCTGGCGGACAGCAGCACCCCGGTCACCGGTCACCACAAGCAGCCCCAGGAGGCCGCTGACCAGCCCGGACAGTCGGACACCGCGCCGCCGGCCACTGACCGCCCGGCCGGCACCGAGCCGGTCACCGGCCACCCGAACAGCCACGCGCCGGTCACCGACCGGCCGGTCACTCCGCCCCCGGTCACTGACCAGGACACCCGGACAACCAGTGACCGGCGGTCTGACCCGGACACCGAGGAACTCCTCAAGATCGCCCGGTCGGCGGTCAGGGCCGAGGACAAGCTGACCCGCAAGGTGGTCGCCCAGGCGATCCGGGGTCAGAAGATCCCGCTCTCCAGCGACACACTGACCGCCCTGATGGCCCAGCTCCGCGAACAGCACGGTCAGCCGGTCACCACCGCCCGGAACTGA
- a CDS encoding WhiB family transcriptional regulator: MTTTTISPARHRSLGDHSWQDQAVCQSTEYNPVDPEIFFPEPDETDKITAAKSLCSQCPVRRTCLDAALEGGDTDGIRGGMTEEERGPLHEKLAHRLDYSRVNATIAGRDVHLTKAERRAVVLAAYRHGVTEQRLAWLLKITEEHAQKLYRETRRALRNRDLEQSKQTTSSVETHGERLGRDDFGTAA, encoded by the coding sequence ATGACCACCACGACGATCAGCCCTGCCCGCCACCGTTCGCTTGGCGACCACTCCTGGCAGGACCAGGCCGTCTGCCAGAGCACCGAGTACAACCCGGTGGACCCCGAAATCTTCTTCCCGGAGCCCGACGAGACCGACAAGATCACCGCCGCGAAGTCGCTGTGCAGCCAGTGCCCGGTCCGCCGCACCTGCCTGGACGCCGCTCTGGAAGGCGGCGACACCGACGGCATCCGGGGCGGCATGACCGAGGAGGAGCGCGGACCGCTGCACGAGAAGCTCGCCCACCGCCTCGACTACAGCCGCGTCAACGCCACCATCGCCGGGCGCGACGTCCACCTCACCAAGGCCGAGCGCCGCGCGGTCGTCCTCGCCGCCTACCGCCACGGGGTGACCGAGCAGCGCCTGGCCTGGCTCCTGAAGATCACCGAGGAACACGCCCAGAAGCTGTACCGCGAGACCCGCCGCGCCCTGCGCAACCGAGACCTGGAGCAGAGCAAGCAGACCACTTCGTCGGTCGAGACCCACGGCGAGCGCCTGGGCCGTGACGACTTCGGGACGGCGGCATGA
- a CDS encoding ATP-binding protein, whose amino-acid sequence MRNREPQTLGEGTLDRMARILAARNIDPAAVSELVDEPEPFSPLDALSAGMPPRYQGAVADHPQVLAWARDVAGAAVAPSKGARRQVTTGPSLLMAGVVGAGKTHQAYGAIRLLVQMGLGVRWRATTAADLYADLRPRPGVDSERELAAVSRCPLLIIDDLGAAKASEWVEEVTYRLINRRYNHMLPTLVTTNLAIKDLRAYLGDRVTSRLAQMTTRVEFEPVDRRRHRAAA is encoded by the coding sequence ATGCGTAACCGCGAACCGCAGACCCTCGGCGAAGGCACCCTGGACCGGATGGCCCGGATCCTGGCCGCTCGCAACATCGACCCGGCCGCCGTCAGTGAACTGGTCGACGAGCCCGAGCCCTTCTCGCCGCTGGACGCCCTGTCGGCCGGGATGCCCCCGCGCTACCAGGGCGCGGTGGCCGACCACCCGCAGGTCCTGGCCTGGGCCCGCGACGTCGCCGGGGCGGCCGTCGCCCCCAGCAAGGGAGCCCGGCGGCAGGTCACCACCGGACCCAGCCTGCTGATGGCCGGGGTCGTCGGCGCGGGCAAGACGCACCAGGCGTACGGCGCGATCCGGCTGCTCGTCCAGATGGGCCTCGGGGTCCGCTGGCGCGCGACCACCGCCGCCGACCTGTACGCCGACCTGCGGCCCCGGCCCGGGGTCGACAGCGAGCGCGAGCTGGCGGCCGTAAGCCGCTGCCCGCTGCTGATCATCGACGACCTCGGGGCGGCCAAGGCGTCCGAGTGGGTCGAGGAAGTGACGTACCGGCTGATCAACCGTCGGTACAACCACATGCTCCCGACCCTGGTCACCACGAACCTGGCGATCAAGGACCTCCGGGCCTACCTCGGCGACCGCGTCACCAGCAGGCTCGCGCAGATGACCACCCGGGTCGAGTTCGAGCCGGTCGACCGCAGACGCCACCGCGCCGCAGCCTGA
- a CDS encoding helix-turn-helix domain-containing protein, protein MESRGGQHGADEPQGESLPELLRSWRSRMDPRSIPGLPVRRRRSPGLTQGDVARLTGMSARWYGALERGEEAEYSADFLDRISLALRLSPAERRALYLRAVGRPPALASVPEAEAVAEIDEVLLQQFLDNQAPAPAFATDLAWNVIAYNGPLLNWFPWAAYQANQMRWAFLESEAREQLVNWEQDWVRPFLGQIRYERAHHPKNEALRQLERDVLAGCPVAREMWDRGEMVEHSHGDLRRLRLPYHRGREVAVRIVALRPMRSDLLRVVVLMEQHREGDTA, encoded by the coding sequence ATGGAGTCTCGGGGCGGGCAGCACGGGGCCGATGAGCCGCAGGGTGAGTCCCTGCCTGAGCTGCTGCGATCGTGGCGGAGCCGCATGGATCCGCGGTCGATCCCGGGCTTGCCGGTCCGGAGACGCCGGAGTCCCGGCCTGACGCAGGGTGACGTTGCTCGCCTGACAGGAATGAGCGCGCGTTGGTACGGCGCGCTGGAGCGCGGCGAGGAAGCCGAGTATTCCGCCGACTTCCTCGATCGAATTTCGTTGGCGCTAAGACTGAGCCCTGCGGAGCGCCGCGCCTTGTACTTAAGGGCAGTTGGCCGCCCGCCGGCACTTGCTTCGGTTCCGGAAGCGGAAGCAGTGGCGGAGATCGACGAGGTACTGCTCCAGCAGTTCCTGGACAATCAGGCCCCCGCCCCCGCTTTCGCGACGGATCTCGCGTGGAACGTGATCGCCTACAACGGGCCGCTGTTGAACTGGTTCCCGTGGGCCGCCTACCAGGCCAACCAGATGAGGTGGGCTTTCCTGGAGTCGGAGGCCCGTGAGCAGCTGGTGAACTGGGAGCAGGACTGGGTCCGCCCCTTTCTGGGGCAGATTCGTTATGAGCGGGCCCACCACCCGAAAAACGAGGCCCTGCGCCAACTGGAGCGTGACGTCCTCGCCGGATGTCCGGTCGCGCGGGAAATGTGGGATCGAGGGGAGATGGTCGAACACTCCCATGGCGACCTGCGTCGACTCAGGCTCCCGTACCACCGTGGCCGGGAGGTCGCTGTCCGCATCGTTGCCTTACGGCCCATGCGCAGCGACCTCTTGCGGGTGGTCGTGCTGATGGAGCAACACCGAGAGGGGGACACCGCCTGA
- a CDS encoding regulator component, producing MPEVDETRLRESCERQVDLLHLPHRFSTRELREAIADLRGKPIILKPLSTIGAIDAPCGVRIETPMADLLFYEEGTSVHHQRHILTHELCHVYCDHPGSLEVDAETARALGVNPTLVMRMSGRTSYSTADEREAEMMATVIRQRIYRERESPSRQPEKGSDSWDALFAQPIRKGPFRSR from the coding sequence ATGCCAGAAGTCGACGAGACGCGACTGCGTGAATCGTGTGAGAGGCAGGTTGATCTCCTTCACCTGCCTCATCGCTTTAGCACGCGCGAATTGCGTGAGGCGATAGCCGACCTTCGCGGGAAGCCGATCATCCTGAAGCCGCTCAGCACGATCGGCGCCATCGATGCTCCCTGCGGCGTAAGAATCGAAACTCCGATGGCCGACCTCCTCTTTTACGAGGAAGGCACGTCTGTCCATCACCAGCGGCACATCCTCACGCACGAGCTGTGCCACGTGTACTGCGACCACCCTGGAAGCCTGGAGGTCGACGCGGAAACGGCCCGCGCCCTCGGGGTGAATCCCACGCTGGTGATGCGCATGTCGGGACGAACAAGCTACTCGACGGCCGATGAACGCGAAGCGGAGATGATGGCGACGGTTATCCGCCAGCGCATCTACCGCGAGCGCGAATCCCCTTCCCGTCAGCCGGAAAAGGGGTCGGATAGCTGGGACGCACTCTTCGCCCAGCCCATCAGGAAAGGTCCGTTCCGCTCACGATGA